A DNA window from Mycolicibacter terrae contains the following coding sequences:
- a CDS encoding FAD-binding protein → MSTEIPETTSADAVTSWSDDIDVVVIGFGIGGGCAAVSAAAAGARVLVLERAAEAGGTTAMAGGHFYLGGGTAVQQATGHPDSPDEMYKYLVAVSREPEHDKIRAYCDGSVEHFNWLEGLGFQFERSYYPEKAVIQPNTEGLMYTGNEKVWPYLNQAVPAPRGHKVPVPGDTQGAKMVVDLLLKRAESLGVQIRYETGATGLVTDASGGVTGVTWKRFAESGAIKAKSVVIAAGGFVMNPDMVAQYTPKLAEKPFVLGNTYDDGLGIRLGMSVGGATKHMDQVFITAPVYPPSILLTGIIVNAQGQRFVAEDSYHSRTSGFVMDQPDSAAFLIVDETHLRKPQVPLVPLIDGWESVSEMEAALGIPEGNLVATLDRYNTYAARGEDPDFHKQPPFLAPQDTGPWGAFDLSLGKAIYAGFTIGGLATSVDGQVLRDDGSPVPGLYAAGACAANIAQDGKGYASGTQLGEGSFFGRRAGEHAARSRREQT, encoded by the coding sequence ATGAGCACCGAGATACCGGAAACCACCAGCGCCGACGCGGTGACGTCGTGGTCCGACGACATCGACGTGGTGGTGATCGGCTTCGGCATCGGGGGCGGTTGCGCGGCGGTCAGCGCGGCGGCGGCCGGGGCGCGGGTGCTGGTCCTGGAGCGCGCCGCCGAGGCCGGCGGCACCACCGCCATGGCCGGCGGCCATTTCTACCTCGGAGGCGGCACCGCCGTGCAGCAGGCCACCGGGCATCCGGACTCCCCGGACGAGATGTACAAGTACCTCGTCGCGGTCTCGCGCGAGCCCGAGCACGACAAGATCCGGGCGTACTGTGACGGCAGCGTGGAGCACTTCAACTGGCTGGAAGGCCTGGGCTTTCAGTTCGAACGAAGCTACTACCCGGAGAAGGCGGTGATCCAGCCCAACACCGAGGGGCTGATGTACACCGGCAACGAGAAGGTGTGGCCGTACCTGAATCAAGCCGTTCCGGCGCCGCGCGGGCACAAGGTGCCCGTGCCCGGTGACACCCAGGGCGCCAAGATGGTGGTCGACCTGCTGCTCAAGCGCGCCGAAAGCCTTGGCGTGCAGATCCGTTACGAAACCGGTGCGACTGGTCTGGTCACCGATGCCTCGGGCGGCGTCACCGGCGTCACCTGGAAGCGTTTCGCCGAAAGCGGTGCGATCAAGGCGAAGTCGGTGGTGATCGCGGCCGGCGGATTCGTGATGAACCCGGACATGGTCGCCCAGTACACCCCCAAGCTGGCGGAGAAACCGTTCGTGCTGGGCAACACCTACGACGACGGACTGGGCATCCGGCTGGGAATGTCGGTGGGCGGCGCGACCAAGCACATGGACCAGGTGTTCATCACCGCCCCGGTCTACCCGCCGTCGATCCTGCTGACCGGGATCATCGTCAACGCGCAAGGCCAGCGGTTCGTCGCCGAGGACTCCTACCACTCGCGCACCTCGGGATTCGTGATGGACCAGCCGGACAGCGCGGCGTTCCTGATCGTCGACGAAACACACCTCCGCAAGCCGCAGGTGCCGCTGGTGCCGCTGATCGACGGCTGGGAGTCGGTGTCGGAAATGGAAGCGGCGCTGGGCATTCCGGAAGGAAACCTGGTGGCGACGCTGGACCGCTACAACACTTACGCGGCGCGCGGGGAGGACCCGGACTTTCACAAACAGCCGCCGTTCCTCGCTCCGCAGGACACCGGGCCGTGGGGTGCGTTCGACCTGTCGCTGGGCAAGGCGATCTATGCCGGCTTCACCATCGGCGGGCTGGCGACCTCGGTGGACGGCCAGGTGCTGCGCGACGACGGCAGCCCGGTGCCGGGGCTGTACGCCGCGGGCGCCTGTGCGGCCAACATCGCCCAGGACGGCAAGGGCTACGCCAGCGGCACCCAGTTGGGGGAGGGGTCGTTCTTCGGCCGCCGCGCCGGAGAACACGCGGCCAGATCTCGGCGCGAGCAGACATAG
- a CDS encoding VOC family protein, which translates to MISSPRPPVQIAWVTSDLAATESMLSALLGVRKWIRMPGVHFAPDTCSYRGEPADFVADIALSYLGDMQLELIAPVSGRSIYSDFLDDSGPGLHHICIEADDPDGFAAMLDDAAARGAELVSQGVMPGGIRFAYVSAPDAGVPFVEIAHIPPEIRAFFDYIKQEQR; encoded by the coding sequence ATGATCTCGTCTCCCCGGCCGCCCGTCCAGATCGCCTGGGTCACCAGCGATCTGGCCGCTACCGAATCGATGTTGAGCGCACTGTTGGGGGTGCGCAAATGGATCCGCATGCCCGGCGTGCACTTCGCCCCGGACACCTGCAGCTACCGCGGCGAGCCGGCGGACTTCGTCGCCGACATCGCGCTGAGCTATCTGGGCGACATGCAGCTGGAGCTGATCGCGCCGGTGAGCGGGCGCAGTATTTACTCCGACTTCCTCGACGACAGCGGACCGGGCCTGCACCACATCTGCATCGAGGCCGATGACCCCGACGGCTTCGCCGCGATGCTCGACGACGCGGCCGCCCGCGGCGCCGAACTCGTCTCCCAGGGAGTGATGCCCGGCGGTATACGCTTCGCCTACGTCTCGGCCCCCGACGCGGGCGTCCCGTTCGTGGAGATCGCGCACATCCCGCCCGAGATCCGAGCCTTCTTCGACTACATCAAGCAGGAGCAGCGGTGA
- a CDS encoding Rv1815 family serine proteinase → MRGRIVRVLAVGVAVVATAAISAIGAARADPVLVFPGMEIHQDTHVCTLGYVDPIMRVAFTAGHCRGSGPVTDRAGNVIGTLATFRDNTPNGATVNTDQVIADYEAIVLTDDVDTNDILPGGLRLEAGPDDGVVPGESVCHFGIVTGETCGTVERVNNGWFTMGHGVRSQQGDSGGPVYVIRGPGLARIVGLFNSVWGEYPAAVAWSAISQQVREDVGVPVPPT, encoded by the coding sequence GTGCGCGGGCGCATTGTGCGGGTGCTGGCGGTGGGTGTTGCGGTCGTTGCCACGGCCGCGATTTCGGCGATCGGCGCGGCCCGTGCCGATCCGGTGCTGGTGTTTCCCGGAATGGAGATCCACCAGGACACCCATGTCTGCACGCTCGGCTACGTCGACCCGATCATGAGGGTCGCCTTCACCGCCGGTCACTGCCGGGGGAGCGGTCCCGTCACCGACCGGGCCGGCAACGTCATCGGCACACTGGCGACCTTCCGCGACAACACTCCCAACGGTGCGACCGTCAACACCGACCAGGTCATCGCCGATTACGAGGCGATAGTGCTGACCGACGATGTCGACACCAACGACATCCTTCCCGGTGGTTTGCGCCTCGAGGCCGGTCCGGATGACGGCGTGGTCCCCGGCGAGTCGGTCTGCCACTTCGGCATCGTCACCGGAGAGACCTGCGGAACTGTCGAACGGGTCAACAACGGCTGGTTCACCATGGGGCATGGTGTTCGCAGTCAACAGGGTGATTCCGGTGGCCCGGTGTATGTGATCCGGGGCCCCGGCCTGGCCCGGATCGTCGGGCTGTTCAACAGCGTGTGGGGGGAGTACCCTGCCGCCGTGGCATGGTCGGCGATCTCCCAGCAGGTCCGCGAAGACGTCGGCGTGCCAGTCCCGCCGACATGA
- a CDS encoding LysM peptidoglycan-binding domain-containing protein — MGDTLTAGKKLVKGESLTSKNGAYTLTLQDDGNLVLASRGKAVWASGTNGQDVVRAEVQPDGNFVLYTADKPVWHTDTKGKKDVKLVLQDDRNLVLYAADGAAWSTKTETDAPPPAEETKAEAEAAPEAPAAPAAPAARKYTVVAGDTLWAIAERFYGDGNKYPQIAEASGIANPDLIHPGQELTIP, encoded by the coding sequence CTGGGAGACACGCTCACCGCAGGAAAGAAGCTCGTCAAGGGCGAGTCGCTTACCTCCAAGAACGGGGCATACACCCTGACGTTGCAGGACGACGGCAACCTGGTGTTGGCGTCGCGCGGCAAGGCTGTCTGGGCGTCCGGCACCAACGGTCAGGATGTGGTGCGTGCCGAGGTGCAGCCCGACGGCAACTTCGTGCTGTACACCGCGGACAAACCGGTCTGGCACACCGACACCAAGGGCAAAAAGGACGTCAAGCTGGTGCTCCAGGACGACCGCAACCTGGTGCTATATGCCGCTGACGGCGCCGCCTGGTCCACCAAGACCGAGACCGACGCTCCGCCGCCCGCCGAAGAGACCAAGGCCGAGGCCGAGGCAGCTCCCGAGGCGCCCGCGGCTCCCGCAGCACCCGCCGCGCGCAAGTACACCGTTGTCGCCGGTGACACGCTGTGGGCCATCGCCGAGCGGTTCTACGGTGACGGCAACAAGTACCCGCAGATCGCGGAGGCAAGTGGTATCGCCAACCCGGACCTGATCCACCCCGGTCAGGAGCTGACGATCCCCTGA
- a CDS encoding sterol desaturase family protein gives MDSIAGVFSALPAPMRDPVLFAIPFFVLLLTLEWVAARKLEDLERGSYRARDAWTSISMGLVSVATTAGWKLLALLGYAAIYTYVAPWHLSPRDWYTWVIAILGVDLLYYTYHRIAHRVRLIWATHQAHHSSQYYNLATALRQKWNNSGEILVWIPLPLLGIPPWMVFAAFSVNLIYQFWVHTERIDRLPRIIEFIFNTPSHHRVHHGMDQEYLDKNYGGILIIWDRLFGTFAPERFRPHYGLTKQVDTFNIVKLQIHEYASIIADVRGASRWRDRLGYVFGPPGWQPAPAGAADASVVLRQ, from the coding sequence ATGGATTCGATCGCAGGCGTGTTTTCGGCGTTGCCCGCCCCGATGCGCGACCCGGTGCTGTTCGCCATTCCGTTTTTCGTGCTGCTGCTGACCCTGGAATGGGTTGCGGCGCGCAAGTTGGAAGATCTCGAACGCGGTTCCTACCGCGCCAGGGATGCCTGGACGAGCATCTCGATGGGATTGGTGTCGGTGGCCACCACCGCCGGCTGGAAGTTACTCGCGCTGCTCGGTTATGCGGCCATCTACACCTATGTGGCGCCGTGGCACCTCTCGCCGAGGGACTGGTACACCTGGGTGATCGCGATCCTCGGCGTGGATCTGCTGTATTACACCTACCACCGGATCGCGCACCGGGTCCGGCTGATCTGGGCGACCCACCAGGCGCACCACTCCAGTCAGTACTACAACCTGGCCACCGCGCTGCGGCAGAAGTGGAACAACAGCGGCGAGATTCTGGTCTGGATTCCGTTGCCGCTGCTCGGGATTCCACCCTGGATGGTGTTCGCCGCGTTCTCGGTCAACCTGATCTACCAGTTCTGGGTGCACACCGAGCGGATCGACAGGCTGCCGCGGATCATCGAGTTCATCTTCAACACTCCGTCGCACCACCGAGTGCACCACGGCATGGACCAGGAGTACCTGGACAAGAACTACGGCGGCATCCTGATCATCTGGGACCGGCTGTTCGGCACCTTCGCACCCGAGCGATTTCGTCCGCACTACGGGCTGACCAAACAGGTCGACACTTTCAACATCGTGAAACTGCAGATCCACGAATACGCCTCGATCATCGCCGATGTGCGCGGCGCGAGCCGCTGGCGCGACCGGCTCGGATATGTGTTCGGGCCACCCGGCTGGCAGCCGGCGCCGGCGGGAGCGGCAGACGCGTCGGTGGTACTGCGGCAATGA
- a CDS encoding MgtC/SapB family protein, with the protein MQTLSVAEFTLRLAVGLGCGALIGLERQWRARMAGLRTNALVAAGATLFVLYGVAANDTSSTRVASYVVSGVGFLGGGVILREGFNVRGLNTAATLWCSAAVGVLAAAGNLLFAVIGTGAIVGTHLLLRPLGRLIDRDQHIEEDEPQTPYQVQVVCRPKSEKYLRAQIVQHTAGNDLVLRGIHTGRAAEDNITLTASMLSDSRAPDRLERLVGELSLQPGVYAVHWHSEDQASLSPE; encoded by the coding sequence ATGCAGACGCTGAGCGTCGCCGAGTTCACGCTGCGACTGGCCGTCGGGCTGGGCTGCGGTGCACTGATCGGGCTGGAACGACAGTGGCGGGCGCGGATGGCGGGCCTGCGCACCAACGCCCTGGTGGCCGCCGGTGCCACGCTTTTCGTGCTGTACGGGGTCGCAGCCAACGACACCAGCTCCACCCGGGTCGCGTCATATGTGGTCTCCGGGGTGGGTTTCCTCGGCGGCGGGGTGATCCTGCGGGAGGGGTTCAACGTCCGCGGCCTGAACACCGCGGCCACCCTGTGGTGCTCGGCCGCCGTCGGAGTGCTGGCGGCGGCCGGAAACCTGCTGTTCGCGGTGATCGGCACCGGTGCGATCGTCGGCACCCACCTGTTGCTGCGGCCGCTGGGCCGGCTCATCGACCGTGACCAGCACATCGAGGAGGACGAGCCGCAGACGCCCTACCAGGTGCAGGTGGTCTGCCGGCCGAAATCCGAGAAGTACCTGCGCGCCCAGATCGTGCAGCACACCGCCGGCAACGACCTGGTCCTGCGCGGGATTCACACCGGCCGCGCCGCCGAGGACAACATCACGCTCACCGCGTCCATGCTGTCGGACAGCAGGGCACCGGACCGCCTCGAGCGCCTGGTCGGCGAGTTGTCGCTGCAACCGGGCGTCTATGCGGTGCACTGGCACTCCGAGGATCAGGCCTCGCTGTCGCCGGAATGA
- a CDS encoding PPE family protein, whose translation MDFGAFPPEINSARIYTGPGSGPMMAAAGAWDKMAAELGSAAAAYQSVINGLVSEAWMGPASSAMAAAAAPYAAWMGTTAAQVEQAAAQAKAAAAAFDAVYSMTVPPPLIVANRSQLAMLVATNFLGQNAAAIAATEAHYGQMWAQDAAAMYGYAAASAAATKVTPFSPPHEVADPSAQGAQQAAVAQAAGNAASSNAQSTLSQAITNTPQTLQTLAAPVQPPTPPVTGGEGISAGDLGNAMTNLMSSSFSPMGLAGVTQAGADIAVIRGAMLAAADPLGLGAIDPMDMLLPNLGLHGLGAGLGGGLGNGLGGLGTASAAMGQASSVGALSVPQSWAASIPATAAPGSAVAATGWTVAAHAPEAGAAGMPGVPLAGAGQGRNYGFAAPRYGFKPTVMARPVVAG comes from the coding sequence ATGGACTTCGGAGCATTCCCGCCGGAAATCAACTCCGCTCGTATCTACACCGGTCCCGGCTCGGGGCCGATGATGGCCGCCGCCGGGGCCTGGGACAAGATGGCCGCCGAGCTCGGTTCGGCCGCGGCCGCCTACCAGTCGGTCATCAACGGACTCGTCAGTGAGGCCTGGATGGGGCCGGCTTCCAGCGCGATGGCCGCCGCGGCCGCGCCCTACGCCGCGTGGATGGGTACCACCGCCGCCCAGGTGGAACAGGCGGCGGCACAGGCGAAGGCGGCCGCCGCAGCCTTCGACGCGGTGTACTCGATGACGGTGCCGCCGCCGTTGATCGTGGCCAACCGCTCTCAGCTCGCGATGTTGGTGGCCACCAACTTCCTGGGCCAGAACGCCGCGGCGATCGCGGCCACCGAGGCGCACTACGGCCAGATGTGGGCCCAGGACGCCGCCGCGATGTACGGCTACGCGGCCGCGTCGGCGGCGGCCACCAAGGTGACGCCGTTCAGCCCGCCGCACGAGGTCGCCGACCCGTCGGCGCAGGGCGCCCAGCAGGCTGCAGTCGCCCAGGCCGCCGGCAACGCGGCCTCGTCGAACGCGCAATCCACACTGTCCCAGGCGATTACCAACACACCGCAGACGTTGCAGACTCTCGCCGCGCCGGTGCAGCCGCCGACGCCGCCGGTCACGGGAGGCGAGGGGATCAGCGCCGGTGATCTGGGCAACGCGATGACCAACCTGATGAGCAGCTCGTTCAGCCCGATGGGCCTGGCAGGCGTGACGCAGGCCGGGGCAGACATCGCGGTCATCCGCGGTGCCATGCTGGCCGCCGCCGACCCGCTGGGTCTGGGCGCGATCGACCCGATGGACATGCTGCTGCCGAACCTGGGCCTGCACGGGCTCGGCGCCGGACTGGGCGGCGGGCTCGGCAACGGGCTGGGCGGCCTCGGCACCGCCTCTGCGGCGATGGGTCAGGCGTCCTCGGTCGGAGCGCTGTCGGTACCGCAATCGTGGGCGGCGTCCATCCCGGCGACCGCAGCCCCGGGCAGCGCCGTGGCCGCCACCGGCTGGACCGTTGCCGCGCACGCGCCCGAAGCCGGCGCGGCCGGTATGCCCGGCGTGCCGTTGGCCGGTGCCGGGCAGGGCCGCAACTACGGTTTCGCGGCCCCGCGCTACGGCTTCAAGCCCACGGTGATGGCTCGGCCGGTGGTCGCCGGTTAG
- a CDS encoding PPE family protein, translating into MDFAALPPEVNSGRMYAGPGSGPILAAATTWARLASETGSAAGAYQSVLTGLTDEGWLGPASESMAAAVMPYVAWLTATAALAEQTAARAIAAGAAFDQAYAAVVPPPVIATNRSAQATLVATNVLGQNSAAIAALDAEYAALWVQDAVAMYGYAAQSAAATTLTPFTEPPVTTDSAGLGGQAAAVAAAAASGHDQLSQLIAAIPQLLNGLGPAAGVAAASAQPAQTAAALSLTQVVSYVELVAKSIVPFNDAIKTVLYGLLQYARNLTIDLDIAAATGGRAGFGSGATMLAAEVPVPPGSAPISAGAGDAGTIGRLSVPPNWVTTAPVAKAAATALPGAGPAAAPAAEIPTGVFGDLAMASLAARALTGAAPRSRPAAAMNGHAQSRLERLVTELAGTTDVQHWHVDPSRLDSLLEELAEQPGVHAVHVKPDGQNTTGPDRQPG; encoded by the coding sequence ATGGATTTCGCTGCGCTGCCGCCGGAGGTGAATTCCGGGCGGATGTACGCCGGCCCGGGATCCGGGCCGATACTGGCGGCCGCGACGACGTGGGCGCGGCTGGCCAGCGAAACCGGTTCGGCCGCCGGCGCTTACCAGTCGGTGCTGACGGGTTTGACCGACGAGGGATGGCTGGGACCGGCCTCGGAGTCGATGGCCGCCGCCGTGATGCCGTACGTGGCCTGGCTCACCGCCACCGCGGCGCTGGCCGAACAGACCGCCGCTCGTGCCATCGCGGCCGGAGCCGCCTTCGACCAGGCCTACGCCGCCGTTGTGCCGCCGCCGGTGATCGCCACGAACCGCAGCGCGCAGGCCACGCTCGTCGCGACGAACGTGCTCGGGCAGAACAGCGCGGCGATCGCGGCGCTCGACGCCGAGTACGCCGCGCTGTGGGTGCAGGACGCGGTCGCGATGTACGGCTACGCGGCCCAGTCGGCGGCCGCGACCACACTGACCCCCTTCACCGAGCCGCCGGTGACCACCGATTCCGCAGGGCTGGGCGGACAGGCGGCAGCGGTCGCCGCGGCCGCTGCCAGTGGACACGACCAGCTGTCGCAGTTGATCGCCGCCATACCGCAGTTACTGAACGGGCTTGGTCCGGCGGCGGGGGTTGCGGCGGCTTCGGCGCAACCGGCGCAGACCGCTGCGGCGCTGTCGTTGACGCAGGTCGTCTCCTATGTGGAACTGGTGGCCAAGAGCATCGTGCCGTTCAACGACGCGATCAAGACCGTCCTTTACGGCCTGCTCCAGTACGCCCGCAACCTCACCATCGACCTCGACATCGCCGCGGCCACCGGTGGCAGGGCCGGATTCGGTTCCGGCGCAACGATGCTGGCCGCCGAAGTACCCGTGCCGCCCGGTTCCGCGCCGATTTCGGCCGGCGCGGGCGACGCGGGCACGATCGGCAGGCTCAGTGTCCCGCCGAACTGGGTGACGACCGCGCCGGTGGCCAAGGCGGCTGCCACCGCGTTGCCGGGTGCCGGGCCGGCGGCGGCGCCGGCCGCTGAGATCCCCACCGGGGTGTTCGGCGACCTGGCCATGGCGAGCCTGGCGGCCCGGGCGCTCACCGGCGCCGCGCCACGGAGTCGTCCCGCCGCGGCGATGAACGGCCATGCGCAGAGCCGGCTGGAACGCCTGGTCACCGAGTTGGCCGGCACCACCGACGTGCAGCACTGGCACGTCGACCCCAGCCGCCTCGACAGCCTGCTGGAGGAACTCGCCGAGCAACCCGGTGTGCACGCCGTACACGTCAAACCCGACGGCCAGAACACCACCGGTCCCGACCGGCAGCCCGGCTGA
- a CDS encoding PPE family protein produces the protein MDFGALPPELNSARMYAGPGTGPMLAAAGAWRGLGAELNAVASSYQTVIAELIGQSWFGPASQSMAAAATPYANWLGATAAAAEHTANRMMLAVSDFEQAFAATVPPAAIAANRSQLAGLVAANVVGQNTTAIAATEAEYHLMWSQDAMAMYGYAARAAAATAVQPFTAPPPVTDGPAGQGATDTQAAAGGTQNQLSQLLSAIPQTLRGLSGSGGAQGSPIGALASAQSTDPAAQAASYIETLARTVLPANDTNISVLYGMGQYARNLNTDLDISQATGGRAGFGSGARALGGVESTTLAQGARPPVAASAGNAGVVGKLAVPPGWAESVPETATPATAAASAAPAGHGAGVAAAGLAAGGAGRRKRGDRAEPHSERIAGRLTGTSEVRHWHVEPGELKSLLGEVAGQPGVHEVYFDSDEQAPPGSCGGPQPGQE, from the coding sequence ATGGACTTCGGAGCGCTGCCACCGGAGCTGAACTCCGCGCGCATGTACGCCGGACCCGGTACCGGTCCGATGCTGGCCGCGGCCGGCGCATGGCGGGGACTGGGCGCAGAGCTCAACGCGGTGGCCTCGTCCTATCAGACCGTGATCGCCGAACTCATCGGACAGAGCTGGTTCGGTCCGGCATCGCAGTCGATGGCGGCCGCGGCGACGCCGTACGCGAACTGGCTCGGCGCGACCGCGGCAGCAGCGGAACACACCGCGAACCGGATGATGCTGGCGGTGAGCGATTTCGAGCAGGCATTCGCCGCGACGGTGCCGCCCGCGGCCATCGCCGCCAATCGCAGCCAGTTGGCAGGGCTGGTCGCTGCCAATGTGGTCGGCCAGAACACGACAGCGATCGCGGCGACCGAGGCCGAGTATCACCTCATGTGGTCACAGGACGCGATGGCGATGTACGGCTACGCGGCCCGCGCGGCAGCCGCGACGGCGGTGCAACCGTTCACCGCGCCGCCCCCGGTGACCGACGGGCCGGCCGGACAGGGCGCCACAGACACCCAGGCCGCCGCGGGCGGTACCCAGAACCAGCTGTCCCAACTGCTCAGCGCCATACCGCAGACACTGCGCGGGCTCTCCGGCTCCGGGGGCGCGCAGGGCTCGCCGATCGGTGCGCTGGCCTCCGCGCAGAGCACCGACCCGGCGGCGCAGGCGGCCTCCTACATCGAGACGTTGGCACGCACGGTGCTGCCCGCCAACGACACCAACATCTCGGTGCTTTACGGCATGGGCCAGTATGCGCGCAACCTCAACACCGATCTCGACATCTCCCAGGCCACCGGCGGGAGGGCCGGGTTCGGGTCCGGTGCACGGGCATTGGGTGGTGTTGAATCGACGACTCTGGCCCAAGGCGCCAGGCCGCCGGTGGCCGCCAGTGCCGGGAACGCGGGCGTGGTCGGTAAGCTCGCGGTCCCGCCGGGCTGGGCCGAGTCGGTACCCGAGACCGCGACCCCTGCGACCGCGGCAGCGTCGGCCGCACCCGCAGGACACGGCGCGGGCGTTGCGGCGGCCGGCTTGGCCGCCGGAGGGGCGGGCCGCCGAAAACGGGGCGACCGGGCGGAGCCGCACAGCGAGCGGATCGCCGGCCGGCTCACCGGCACCAGCGAGGTAAGGCACTGGCATGTTGAGCCCGGTGAACTCAAGAGCCTGCTGGGTGAGGTGGCGGGCCAACCCGGTGTCCACGAGGTCTACTTCGACAGCGATGAACAGGCTCCGCCGGGTTCATGCGGCGGACCGCAGCCGGGTCAGGAGTGA
- a CDS encoding PPE family protein encodes MDFGALPPEINSGRMYSGPGSGPLLAAAAAWDALAAELSSTASSYNSVVASLTQAWSGPTAATMSAAARPYAGWMGSTGAQAQQSAAQARAAAAAFDAAFAATVPPPVIAANRSLLLSLIATNILGQNTAAIAAAELEYAEMWAQDAGAMYAYAGASAGAAALPPFTAPPQTTNPAGLQAQSAAATQAVATAGAQTQSSLTQLISMVPQALQSMAVSGAAQADPTAILDFLAGPLSPISLFGIGGIPYLLAIQCVLLPMNGANVVSAVNRATGPKPWLEEPKAFPAGALAGTRLAGAPVVSAGLGNGGSIGRLSVPQGWIAQTPTAKAVAAVFPEAGPEAVAAVASESETGLARDLALGSLAGRAMSVTGGAAGRGVGGATGLAAASKPTKPSKATIIVIPPSAED; translated from the coding sequence ATGGATTTCGGAGCGTTGCCCCCGGAGATCAACTCGGGGCGAATGTATTCCGGTCCCGGTTCGGGTCCGTTGCTGGCGGCTGCCGCGGCCTGGGACGCGCTGGCCGCCGAGTTGAGTTCGACCGCGTCGTCCTACAACTCGGTGGTCGCCAGCCTCACCCAGGCCTGGTCGGGTCCCACGGCGGCAACGATGTCGGCGGCCGCACGGCCCTACGCCGGGTGGATGGGCAGTACCGGCGCGCAGGCCCAGCAGTCCGCCGCACAAGCCCGGGCCGCCGCCGCCGCCTTCGACGCGGCGTTCGCGGCGACGGTGCCGCCCCCGGTGATCGCGGCGAACCGCAGCCTGCTGTTGTCGCTGATCGCCACGAATATCCTCGGCCAGAACACCGCGGCGATCGCTGCGGCCGAGCTGGAATACGCCGAGATGTGGGCCCAGGACGCCGGGGCCATGTACGCCTACGCCGGCGCATCGGCCGGTGCCGCCGCCCTGCCCCCGTTTACCGCGCCGCCCCAGACCACCAACCCGGCCGGCCTGCAGGCCCAGTCCGCGGCCGCCACCCAGGCGGTGGCCACAGCCGGTGCCCAGACCCAGTCGTCGCTGACCCAGCTGATCTCGATGGTGCCGCAGGCGCTGCAGAGCATGGCGGTGTCGGGGGCGGCCCAGGCGGACCCGACGGCGATCCTCGATTTCCTGGCCGGCCCGCTGTCGCCGATCTCGCTGTTCGGCATCGGCGGCATCCCGTACCTGCTGGCGATCCAGTGCGTGCTGCTGCCGATGAACGGGGCGAACGTCGTCTCTGCGGTCAACCGGGCGACGGGACCCAAGCCGTGGCTTGAGGAACCGAAGGCGTTTCCGGCCGGAGCGTTGGCAGGAACCCGATTGGCCGGCGCCCCGGTGGTGTCGGCCGGATTGGGCAACGGCGGGTCGATCGGGCGACTGTCGGTGCCGCAAGGCTGGATCGCCCAGACCCCGACCGCCAAGGCCGTCGCCGCGGTCTTCCCGGAGGCCGGACCGGAAGCCGTCGCGGCGGTCGCCTCAGAGAGCGAAACCGGGCTGGCCCGGGACCTGGCTCTGGGCAGTCTGGCCGGACGCGCCATGAGTGTCACCGGGGGGGCCGCCGGACGCGGGGTCGGCGGGGCCACCGGCCTGGCGGCGGCCAGCAAGCCCACCAAACCGAGCAAGGCGACCATCATCGTGATCCCGCCGTCGGCGGAGGACTGA
- a CDS encoding WXG100 family type VII secretion target, producing MSINYQFGDVDAHGALIRAQAASLEAEHQAIVHDVLAAGDFWGGAGSVACQEFVAQLGRNFAVIYEQANSHGQKVQSAGNNMANTDASVGSSWA from the coding sequence ATGAGCATCAATTACCAGTTCGGTGATGTCGACGCCCACGGTGCGTTGATTCGGGCCCAGGCGGCGTCGTTGGAGGCTGAGCATCAGGCGATCGTGCATGATGTGTTGGCTGCCGGGGACTTCTGGGGTGGCGCGGGTTCGGTGGCGTGCCAGGAGTTCGTGGCGCAGTTGGGCCGCAACTTCGCGGTGATCTATGAGCAGGCCAACAGCCACGGTCAGAAGGTGCAGTCGGCGGGCAACAACATGGCCAACACCGACGCTTCCGTCGGCTCCAGCTGGGCCTGA
- a CDS encoding WXG100 family type VII secretion target, which translates to MATRFMTDPDAMRAMAGRFDVHAQTVEDEARRMWASSTNISGAGWGGLAERTSMDTMGQMQTAFRNIVTMLHGVRDGLIRDANHYEQQEAASQQILSS; encoded by the coding sequence ATGGCAACACGTTTTATGACTGATCCGGACGCGATGCGTGCGATGGCGGGGCGTTTTGATGTGCACGCCCAGACGGTGGAGGATGAGGCCCGGCGGATGTGGGCGTCCTCGACGAACATCTCGGGTGCGGGCTGGGGTGGTTTGGCCGAGCGGACCTCGATGGACACCATGGGTCAGATGCAGACGGCGTTTCGCAATATTGTGACCATGCTGCATGGGGTGCGTGATGGTTTGATTCGCGACGCCAACCATTACGAGCAGCAGGAAGCTGCTTCGCAGCAGATCCTGTCGAGCTAG